From a single Sebastes umbrosus isolate fSebUmb1 chromosome 17, fSebUmb1.pri, whole genome shotgun sequence genomic region:
- the LOC119475593 gene encoding voltage-gated potassium channel subunit beta-3 isoform X3, with the protein MGESTHEAHIILSCTCSRGQICSSLCFFFFPARPSEISCLDNQTWHVGNLGKSGLRVSCLGLGTWVTFGSQISDEMAENLMAIAYENGVNLFDTAEVYASGRAEITLGNIIKKKGWRRSSFVITTKIYWGGQAETERGLSRKHIIEGLRGSLSRLQLDYVDIVFANRNDVNSPMEEIVRAMTFVINQGMAMYWGTSRWSAMEIMEAYSVARQFNLIPPVCEQAEYHYFQRDKVEVQLPELYHKIGVGAMTWSPLACGLITGKYSDGVPECSRAAMKGYQWLKERVNSEEGRRQLAKIKELHLLADRLGCTAAQLAIAWCLRSEGVSSVLLGVSNTDQLLENLGALRILSQMTPQTITEIDALLGNKPHSKKELRA; encoded by the exons ATGGGGGAGAGCACGCATGAAGCCCACATCATTCTCAGCTGTACATGCTCCCGTGGTCAGATATGCAGCtccctctgcttcttcttcttccctgctCGCCCTTCAGAAATCAGCTGTCTGGATAATCAGACGTGGCATGTTGG GAACCTGGGGAAGTCAGGCCTCCGTGTTTCCTGCCTCGGGTTAG GCACCTGGGTGACATTCGGATCACAGATCTCTGACGAG ATGGCAGAGAACCTGATGGCCATAGCTTATGAGAACGGAGTGAACCTGTTTGACACGGCAGAAGTGTACGCCTCTGGAAG AGCTGAAATCACTCTAGGGAACATAATCAAGAAGAAAGGATGGAG GCGTTCAAGTTTTGTCATCACAACAAAGATCTATTGGGGAGGCCA agcagagacagagagaggactcTCCAGAAAGCACATTATTGAAG GTTTAAGAGGATCCTTATCAAGACTCCAGCTAGATTATGTGGACATCGTTTTTGCCAACAGAAACGACGTCAACAGTCCAATGGAAG AGATTGTACGGGCCATGACGTTCGTAATAAACCAGGGTATGGCCATGTACTGGGGAACCTCACGCTGGAGTGCAATGGAAATCATG GAGGCGTACTCGGTGGCGCGCCAGTTCAACCTGATACCACCTGTGTGTGAGCAGGCAGAGTATCACTACTTCCAGAGGGATAAAGTGGAGGTGCAGCTTCCTGAGCTCTACCACAAGATCG GTGTTGGAGCAATGACCTGGTCTCCGCTTGCTTGTGGATTAATCACAGGGAAGTACAGCGACGGCGTGCCAGAGTGCTCCAGAGCAGCAATGAAG GGATACCAGTGGCTGAAGGAGCGGGTGAACAGCGAGGAGGGCCGCAGGCAGCTCGCTAAAATCAAGGAGCTCCATCTACTGGCAGACAGACTGGGCTGCACTGCTGCACAGTTAGCCATAG cCTGGTGTCTGCGCAGTGAGGGAGTCAGCTCAGTACTTCTGGGTGTTTCTAATACAGACCAGCTACTTGAGAACCTGGGTGCCCTACGG ATTTTATCCCAAATGACCCCTCAAACCATCACCGAGATCGACGCGCTGCTGGGAAATAAGCCACACTCGAAGAAAGAGTTGCGCGCTTGA
- the LOC119475593 gene encoding voltage-gated potassium channel subunit beta-2 isoform X2: MFASRGGSGGGKGGKYSVEDLYGISKKPKASSSSGSIVAKSGARSSKTTEQRTESEALASQILEAAHRLVERRRLELYLRECGLSLAECEAERSAMTYRNLGKSGLRVSCLGLGTWVTFGSQISDEMAENLMAIAYENGVNLFDTAEVYASGRAEITLGNIIKKKGWRRSSFVITTKIYWGGQAETERGLSRKHIIEGLRGSLSRLQLDYVDIVFANRNDVNSPMEEIVRAMTFVINQGMAMYWGTSRWSAMEIMEAYSVARQFNLIPPVCEQAEYHYFQRDKVEVQLPELYHKIGVGAMTWSPLACGLITGKYSDGVPECSRAAMKGYQWLKERVNSEEGRRQLAKIKELHLLADRLGCTAAQLAIAWCLRSEGVSSVLLGVSNTDQLLENLGALRILSQMTPQTITEIDALLGNKPHSKKELRA; this comes from the exons ATGTTTGCAAGCCGTGGTGGTTCTGGAGGAGGTAAGGGTGGGAAATACTCAGTGGAAGACCTCTATGGCATCAGTAAGAAGCCCAAGGCGTCGTCCTCCTCGGGGAGCATTGTGGCCAAATCTGGAGCCCGGAGCAGCAAGACCACGGAGCAGAGGACCGAGTCAGAGGCTCTGGCCTCTCAGATCCTGGAGGCGGCACACAGGCTGGTGGAGCGACGCCGACTGGAGCTCTACCTGAGAGAATGTGGCCTCTCTCTGGCCGAGTGTGAGGCTGAGCGCTCTGCAATGACATACAG GAACCTGGGGAAGTCAGGCCTCCGTGTTTCCTGCCTCGGGTTAG GCACCTGGGTGACATTCGGATCACAGATCTCTGACGAG ATGGCAGAGAACCTGATGGCCATAGCTTATGAGAACGGAGTGAACCTGTTTGACACGGCAGAAGTGTACGCCTCTGGAAG AGCTGAAATCACTCTAGGGAACATAATCAAGAAGAAAGGATGGAG GCGTTCAAGTTTTGTCATCACAACAAAGATCTATTGGGGAGGCCA agcagagacagagagaggactcTCCAGAAAGCACATTATTGAAG GTTTAAGAGGATCCTTATCAAGACTCCAGCTAGATTATGTGGACATCGTTTTTGCCAACAGAAACGACGTCAACAGTCCAATGGAAG AGATTGTACGGGCCATGACGTTCGTAATAAACCAGGGTATGGCCATGTACTGGGGAACCTCACGCTGGAGTGCAATGGAAATCATG GAGGCGTACTCGGTGGCGCGCCAGTTCAACCTGATACCACCTGTGTGTGAGCAGGCAGAGTATCACTACTTCCAGAGGGATAAAGTGGAGGTGCAGCTTCCTGAGCTCTACCACAAGATCG GTGTTGGAGCAATGACCTGGTCTCCGCTTGCTTGTGGATTAATCACAGGGAAGTACAGCGACGGCGTGCCAGAGTGCTCCAGAGCAGCAATGAAG GGATACCAGTGGCTGAAGGAGCGGGTGAACAGCGAGGAGGGCCGCAGGCAGCTCGCTAAAATCAAGGAGCTCCATCTACTGGCAGACAGACTGGGCTGCACTGCTGCACAGTTAGCCATAG cCTGGTGTCTGCGCAGTGAGGGAGTCAGCTCAGTACTTCTGGGTGTTTCTAATACAGACCAGCTACTTGAGAACCTGGGTGCCCTACGG ATTTTATCCCAAATGACCCCTCAAACCATCACCGAGATCGACGCGCTGCTGGGAAATAAGCCACACTCGAAGAAAGAGTTGCGCGCTTGA
- the LOC119475593 gene encoding voltage-gated potassium channel subunit beta-2 isoform X1 → MQVSFACTEHNLKSRSEDRLCGLRTAPPPGGSSGGVGGGGGGGGGGGGSGGGGGGGGGGGGGGGSGQGSNGNYTSQGSVKTRDGSGSRQTPHGHAHMKEALGRHTSMKYRNLGKSGLRVSCLGLGTWVTFGSQISDEMAENLMAIAYENGVNLFDTAEVYASGRAEITLGNIIKKKGWRRSSFVITTKIYWGGQAETERGLSRKHIIEGLRGSLSRLQLDYVDIVFANRNDVNSPMEEIVRAMTFVINQGMAMYWGTSRWSAMEIMEAYSVARQFNLIPPVCEQAEYHYFQRDKVEVQLPELYHKIGVGAMTWSPLACGLITGKYSDGVPECSRAAMKGYQWLKERVNSEEGRRQLAKIKELHLLADRLGCTAAQLAIAWCLRSEGVSSVLLGVSNTDQLLENLGALRILSQMTPQTITEIDALLGNKPHSKKELRA, encoded by the exons ATGCAGGTGTCTTTCGCTTGCACCGAGCACAACCTCAAGAGTCGCAGCGAGGACCGGCTTTGTGGCCTTCGCACCGCTCCGCCTCCTGGAGGGAGCAGTGGAGGAGTAGGGGGaggcggtggaggaggaggaggcggcggtggtagtggaggaggaggaggaggaggcggtggaggtggtggaggaggaggtagtGGACAAGGGAGCAATGGCAACTACACGTCTCAAGGCTCGGTCAAGACCAGGGATGGGTCCGGATCCCGTCAGACTCCGCATGGCCATGCCCACATGAAGGAGGCCCTCGGGCGCCACACCAGCATGAAGTACAG GAACCTGGGGAAGTCAGGCCTCCGTGTTTCCTGCCTCGGGTTAG GCACCTGGGTGACATTCGGATCACAGATCTCTGACGAG ATGGCAGAGAACCTGATGGCCATAGCTTATGAGAACGGAGTGAACCTGTTTGACACGGCAGAAGTGTACGCCTCTGGAAG AGCTGAAATCACTCTAGGGAACATAATCAAGAAGAAAGGATGGAG GCGTTCAAGTTTTGTCATCACAACAAAGATCTATTGGGGAGGCCA agcagagacagagagaggactcTCCAGAAAGCACATTATTGAAG GTTTAAGAGGATCCTTATCAAGACTCCAGCTAGATTATGTGGACATCGTTTTTGCCAACAGAAACGACGTCAACAGTCCAATGGAAG AGATTGTACGGGCCATGACGTTCGTAATAAACCAGGGTATGGCCATGTACTGGGGAACCTCACGCTGGAGTGCAATGGAAATCATG GAGGCGTACTCGGTGGCGCGCCAGTTCAACCTGATACCACCTGTGTGTGAGCAGGCAGAGTATCACTACTTCCAGAGGGATAAAGTGGAGGTGCAGCTTCCTGAGCTCTACCACAAGATCG GTGTTGGAGCAATGACCTGGTCTCCGCTTGCTTGTGGATTAATCACAGGGAAGTACAGCGACGGCGTGCCAGAGTGCTCCAGAGCAGCAATGAAG GGATACCAGTGGCTGAAGGAGCGGGTGAACAGCGAGGAGGGCCGCAGGCAGCTCGCTAAAATCAAGGAGCTCCATCTACTGGCAGACAGACTGGGCTGCACTGCTGCACAGTTAGCCATAG cCTGGTGTCTGCGCAGTGAGGGAGTCAGCTCAGTACTTCTGGGTGTTTCTAATACAGACCAGCTACTTGAGAACCTGGGTGCCCTACGG ATTTTATCCCAAATGACCCCTCAAACCATCACCGAGATCGACGCGCTGCTGGGAAATAAGCCACACTCGAAGAAAGAGTTGCGCGCTTGA